From a region of the Falco cherrug isolate bFalChe1 chromosome 9, bFalChe1.pri, whole genome shotgun sequence genome:
- the NHLRC2 gene encoding NHL repeat-containing protein 2 isoform X2 — MAAGGLAGLLPAQTQLEYALLDADTAQEKENLVYQYLKKMDSRERDLAVPELGGDLQWLNTEGPISLHKDLCGKVVVLDFFTYCCINCLHLLPDLHALEHQYSDKDGLIIVGVHSAKFPNEKVLDNIKSAVLRYNIVHPVVNDADATLWHELEVSCWPTLVILGPRGNMLFSLVGEGHREKLFLFTSMTLKFYKERGQIKDNSIGIKLYRDSLPPSPLLFPGKVTVDNSGERLVIADTGHHRILVTQKNGQILHTIGGPNSGRRDGRFSEAAFNSPQGIAIKNNVIYVADTENHLIRKIDLELEVVTTVAGIGIQGVDKEGGAKAEEQPISSPWDVVFGNSISGTQEDDVLWIAMAGIHQVWALMLEGGKLPKGSDLKKGVCLRFAGSGNEENRNNAYPHKAGFAQPSGLCLASEEPWNCLFVADSESSTVRTISLKDGAVKHLVGGERDPLNLFAFGDVDGAGINAKLQHPLGVTWDKKRKLLYVADSYNHKIKVVDPKMKNCATLAGTGEASNIIGSSFTQSTFNEPGGLCVEESGGLMYVADTNNHQIKVLDLETKILSMLPILHPEACDVPDNLPVQKDKITNLPKLPKSAPNVQLPSLTVAPGQTIQFLLKLTLPPDSKLNEEAPNSWFITAEDNTWLLQGQCLSGEIRDVSCQTIIPFQLPRSCQSAEAILAIKACLYYCSKGGSACMMKGISFSQPLWIGGTNQGSLTQIELIHTFLTN; from the exons ATGGCGGCGGGGGGCCTGGCGGGGCTGCTGCCCGCCCAGACCCAGCTGGAGTACGCCCTGCTGGACGCCGACACAGCCCAGGAGAAGGAGAACCTGGTCTACCAGTACCTGAAGAAGATGGACAGCCGGGAGCGGGACCTAGCGGTGCCCGAGCTCGGCGGAG ATCTACAGTGGTTAAACACTGAAGGTCCTATTTCTCTTCACAAAGACCTTTGTGGAAAAGTTGTGGTGTTGGATTTCTTTACTTACTGCTGCATCAATTGCTTGCACCTGCTGCCTGATCTCCACGCATTAGAGCACCAGTACTCTGATAAAG atggTCTTATTATTGTTGGTGTCCACTCAGCAAAATTCCCCAATGAAAAAGTTCTGGATAACATTAAAAGTGCCGTTTTGAGGTATAATATTGTCCACCCTGTAGTAAATGATGCAGATGCAACACTGTGGCATGAACTAGAAGTGTCCTGCTGGCCAACTCTGGTCATTCTCGGGCCTCGTGGAAATATGCTGTTTTCCCTTGTTGGAGAGGGACACAGAGAgaagttgtttttatttacttctatGACGCTGAAATTCTACAAGGAGAGGGGACAAATCAAAGATAACAGCATTGGAATAAAGCTATACAGAGATTCCCTCCcaccttctcctctgctgtttCCTGGCAAAGTGACCGTAGATAATTCAGGAGAAAGGCTTGTAATAGCAGACACTGGACATCATAGAATTTTGGTTACTCAAAAAAATGGACAAATTCTACACACTATTGGAG GTCCAAACAGTGGAAGGAGAGATGGAAGGTTTTCAGAGGCAGCTTTCAACTCACCACAAGGGATTgctataaaaaataatgttatttatgtAGCTGATACAGAAAATCACCTAATTAGAAAG ATTGACCTGGAATTAGAGGTGGTGACCACGGTTGCAGGCATTGGGATACAAGGTGTTGATAAGGAAGGTggagcaaaagcagaagaacaGCCTATCAGCTCTCCGTGGGATGTGGTCTTTGGAAATTCAA tttcaggGACCCAGGAAGATGACGTTTTATGGATAGCAATGGCAGGCATTCATCAGGTATGGGCACTGATGTTGGAAGGTGGAAAACTACCGAAGGGAAG TGATTTAAAGAAAGGAGTCTGCCTTCGATTTGCTGGGAGTGGaaatgaagagaacagaaacaatGCGTACCCACATAAGGCAGGCTTTGCACAGCCTTCGGGGCTCTGTCTGGCTTCTGAGGAACCATGGAACTGCCTTTTTGTAGCGGATAGTGAGAGCAGCACTGTGCGAACCATCTCTCTGAAAGACGGAGCGGTGAAGCACCTTGTAGGAGGAGAGAGAGATCCTTTG AATTTGTTTGCCTTTGGTGATGTGGATGGAGCAGGCATAAATGCAAAGCTGCAGCATCCCTTAGGAGTAACATgggacaagaaaagaaaactgctcTATGTGGCAGATTCCTATAATCATAAG ATAAAGGTTGTAGATCCCAAGATGAAGAACTGTGCTACCCTGGCAGGCACAGGAGAGGCAAGCAACATTATTGGTTCGAGCTTTACACAGTCAACTTTTAATGAACCAGGAGGTTTGTGTGTTGAAGAAAGTGGCGGCTTGATGTATGTTGCAGACACGAATAATCATCAGATCAAAGTGTTGGATTTGGAAACGAAAATTCTTTCCATG CTGCCTATCCTGCATCCAGAAGCATGCGATGTTCCAGACAACCTGCCTGTGCAAAAGGATAAAATAACAAACCTTCCAAAACTGCCTAAATCTGCACCAAATGTTCAACTTCCTTCACTAACTGTAGCTCCTGGCCAGACaattcagtttttattaaagTTGACTCTTCCTCCAGATTCAAAACTGAATGAAGAAGCACCCAATTCCTGGTTTATCACAGCAGAAG ATAATACCTGGTTGCTTCAAGGACAGTGTCTGTCTGGAGAAATAAGGGATGTTTCCTGTCAAACTATCATTCCCTTTCAGTTACCCAGGAGCTGTCAGTCAGCTGAAGCTATCCTGGCTATCAAAGCATGCCTCTACTATTGCAGCAAAGGTGGCAGTGCCTGTATGATGAAAGGAATCTCATTCAGTCAGCCTTTATGGATAGGTGGTACAAACCAAGGCAGCCTGACTCAGATTGAACTGATACACACATTTTTAACCAACTAA
- the NHLRC2 gene encoding NHL repeat-containing protein 2 isoform X1 gives MAAGGLAGLLPAQTQLEYALLDADTAQEKENLVYQYLKKMDSRERDLAVPELGGDLQWLNTEGPISLHKDLCGKVVVLDFFTYCCINCLHLLPDLHALEHQYSDKDGLIIVGVHSAKFPNEKVLDNIKSAVLRYNIVHPVVNDADATLWHELEVSCWPTLVILGPRGNMLFSLVGEGHREKLFLFTSMTLKFYKERGQIKDNSIGIKLYRDSLPPSPLLFPGKVTVDNSGERLVIADTGHHRILVTQKNGQILHTIGGPNSGRRDGRFSEAAFNSPQGIAIKNNVIYVADTENHLIRKIDLELEVVTTVAGIGIQGVDKEGGAKAEEQPISSPWDVVFGNSKCFVVPLHSRGSTFSFSIIHGDSSLTLQKVSGTQEDDVLWIAMAGIHQVWALMLEGGKLPKGSDLKKGVCLRFAGSGNEENRNNAYPHKAGFAQPSGLCLASEEPWNCLFVADSESSTVRTISLKDGAVKHLVGGERDPLNLFAFGDVDGAGINAKLQHPLGVTWDKKRKLLYVADSYNHKIKVVDPKMKNCATLAGTGEASNIIGSSFTQSTFNEPGGLCVEESGGLMYVADTNNHQIKVLDLETKILSMLPILHPEACDVPDNLPVQKDKITNLPKLPKSAPNVQLPSLTVAPGQTIQFLLKLTLPPDSKLNEEAPNSWFITAEDNTWLLQGQCLSGEIRDVSCQTIIPFQLPRSCQSAEAILAIKACLYYCSKGGSACMMKGISFSQPLWIGGTNQGSLTQIELIHTFLTN, from the exons ATGGCGGCGGGGGGCCTGGCGGGGCTGCTGCCCGCCCAGACCCAGCTGGAGTACGCCCTGCTGGACGCCGACACAGCCCAGGAGAAGGAGAACCTGGTCTACCAGTACCTGAAGAAGATGGACAGCCGGGAGCGGGACCTAGCGGTGCCCGAGCTCGGCGGAG ATCTACAGTGGTTAAACACTGAAGGTCCTATTTCTCTTCACAAAGACCTTTGTGGAAAAGTTGTGGTGTTGGATTTCTTTACTTACTGCTGCATCAATTGCTTGCACCTGCTGCCTGATCTCCACGCATTAGAGCACCAGTACTCTGATAAAG atggTCTTATTATTGTTGGTGTCCACTCAGCAAAATTCCCCAATGAAAAAGTTCTGGATAACATTAAAAGTGCCGTTTTGAGGTATAATATTGTCCACCCTGTAGTAAATGATGCAGATGCAACACTGTGGCATGAACTAGAAGTGTCCTGCTGGCCAACTCTGGTCATTCTCGGGCCTCGTGGAAATATGCTGTTTTCCCTTGTTGGAGAGGGACACAGAGAgaagttgtttttatttacttctatGACGCTGAAATTCTACAAGGAGAGGGGACAAATCAAAGATAACAGCATTGGAATAAAGCTATACAGAGATTCCCTCCcaccttctcctctgctgtttCCTGGCAAAGTGACCGTAGATAATTCAGGAGAAAGGCTTGTAATAGCAGACACTGGACATCATAGAATTTTGGTTACTCAAAAAAATGGACAAATTCTACACACTATTGGAG GTCCAAACAGTGGAAGGAGAGATGGAAGGTTTTCAGAGGCAGCTTTCAACTCACCACAAGGGATTgctataaaaaataatgttatttatgtAGCTGATACAGAAAATCACCTAATTAGAAAG ATTGACCTGGAATTAGAGGTGGTGACCACGGTTGCAGGCATTGGGATACAAGGTGTTGATAAGGAAGGTggagcaaaagcagaagaacaGCCTATCAGCTCTCCGTGGGATGTGGTCTTTGGAAATTCAA AGTGTTTTGTAGTACCACTGCATTCCAGAGgaagcactttttctttttcaattatCCATGGTGATTCTTCCCTAACTCTACAAAAAG tttcaggGACCCAGGAAGATGACGTTTTATGGATAGCAATGGCAGGCATTCATCAGGTATGGGCACTGATGTTGGAAGGTGGAAAACTACCGAAGGGAAG TGATTTAAAGAAAGGAGTCTGCCTTCGATTTGCTGGGAGTGGaaatgaagagaacagaaacaatGCGTACCCACATAAGGCAGGCTTTGCACAGCCTTCGGGGCTCTGTCTGGCTTCTGAGGAACCATGGAACTGCCTTTTTGTAGCGGATAGTGAGAGCAGCACTGTGCGAACCATCTCTCTGAAAGACGGAGCGGTGAAGCACCTTGTAGGAGGAGAGAGAGATCCTTTG AATTTGTTTGCCTTTGGTGATGTGGATGGAGCAGGCATAAATGCAAAGCTGCAGCATCCCTTAGGAGTAACATgggacaagaaaagaaaactgctcTATGTGGCAGATTCCTATAATCATAAG ATAAAGGTTGTAGATCCCAAGATGAAGAACTGTGCTACCCTGGCAGGCACAGGAGAGGCAAGCAACATTATTGGTTCGAGCTTTACACAGTCAACTTTTAATGAACCAGGAGGTTTGTGTGTTGAAGAAAGTGGCGGCTTGATGTATGTTGCAGACACGAATAATCATCAGATCAAAGTGTTGGATTTGGAAACGAAAATTCTTTCCATG CTGCCTATCCTGCATCCAGAAGCATGCGATGTTCCAGACAACCTGCCTGTGCAAAAGGATAAAATAACAAACCTTCCAAAACTGCCTAAATCTGCACCAAATGTTCAACTTCCTTCACTAACTGTAGCTCCTGGCCAGACaattcagtttttattaaagTTGACTCTTCCTCCAGATTCAAAACTGAATGAAGAAGCACCCAATTCCTGGTTTATCACAGCAGAAG ATAATACCTGGTTGCTTCAAGGACAGTGTCTGTCTGGAGAAATAAGGGATGTTTCCTGTCAAACTATCATTCCCTTTCAGTTACCCAGGAGCTGTCAGTCAGCTGAAGCTATCCTGGCTATCAAAGCATGCCTCTACTATTGCAGCAAAGGTGGCAGTGCCTGTATGATGAAAGGAATCTCATTCAGTCAGCCTTTATGGATAGGTGGTACAAACCAAGGCAGCCTGACTCAGATTGAACTGATACACACATTTTTAACCAACTAA